The following is a genomic window from Devosia neptuniae.
ATAGATGGCGGTGTTGACGCCGACCACTTCGCCCTTGCTGTTGAAGGCCGGGCCGCCGGAATTGCCGCTATTGACCGCAGCGTCGATCTGCAGGAAATCGCCGTAGTTCGAGCCGCCGATATTGCGGCCGGAGGCGGAGATCACGCCGGCCGTCACCGTGCCGCCGAGGCCGAACGGGTTACCGATAGCCACGACCCAGTCGCCAACGCGGGGCGGCGCTTCGTCGAATTTGACGAAGGGCAGATCGGTGCCTTCGATCTTGACCACGGCCAGATCGGTACGCTCGTCGGTGCCGACGATCTTGGCTTCCTTTTCGGTACCGTCGTCGAACACCACGGTCACCTTGGTGGCATCGGCCACGACGTGATTATTGGTGACGATATAGCCGTCGCCGGAGATCACGAAGCCCGAGCCGGCTGCCATGTAGCGGCGCGGCTCCTGCTCAGGAGCGCCGCCCTGCGGGCCATTGCCACCGCCCTGCCCGTTGCCGAACTGATTGAAGAAATCATGGAACGGATGATCGGGCGGCAGGTCGGGGAACTGGAATTGGAACTGGCCGCCGCCACGCTGCACGTTGCGGGGCGCTGAGCTATCCTGGGCTTCGACCAGAATGGAGACCACGGCGGGCTTCACGGCTTCGACCAGATCGGCAAAGCCGGCCTGGGGAACTGCGGTCGGGGGCACGACGATCTGCGCCGCCGGCTGAACCTGGGCGTTGGCCACCTGGCCCGTCAGAACATAGGCGGTGCTGACGCCACCAATGCCCACCATGAGAGCCAGGGTCGAAGCTCCGAGCCAGCGGCGGGTACGCGAAAGAATAGTCGGGCGCATGGAATTCAATCTCCTTGGGCAAGCCTCAACAGCTTATGGCGATGGTTATGAGCCCCGCGATCTTTCTAAGATGTTGCGCCAACATTAAGGTTTCGCAATGTTGCTGGCGGGAATGCGGCGGGCTTTCATCAAGGTTCCGCCACACTCCGCGGGGCCCGGCAAAACGCTCAATCGGCCCGGTCGTTCCCGCCCTGCAATTCGGCCAGCACCGCGGCTTCGTCATCATCCAGATCAGCGTCATCGGCAGGGCTGCGCCGCCGCGCGGCGATCACCAGCGTGCCCAGCCCCACCAGCAACAGCAGCGGCGCTGCCACCCAGAGCAGGATGGTGTGCTCATTGAGACGCGGATTGAGCAGGACATATTCGCCATAACGATCGACCAGATATTGGCGCACCTGCTCATCGCTATCACCCGCCACCAGTCGCTCGCGCACCAGCACGCGCAGATCCCGCGCCAGGTCGGCATCGCTGTCGTCGATGGATTGATTCTGGCAGACAAGGCACCGCAGGCCCGCCGAAATATCGCGCGCCCGCTGCTCCAGCACCGGATCGGGCAGGATTTCGCCCGGGCCCACCGCCAATGCGGGGAGAGCCAGGCTCATGGCCAGTCCGATCAGAAGCGCGCGGAGCCAGGTCATTCGGCCGGCTCCGGATTTGCCTGCGCAACCCGCTTGGGCACACCGACGCGCATGCGCCGGTCGGTCAGCGACAGGAAGCCGGCTCCGGCCATCAGCAAGGCGCCCAGCCAGATCAGGGTGATATAGGGCTTGTACCAGACCCGCAGCACATGAGTGTCGTCCAACGGCTCACCCAGTTGCAGATAGAGCTGGGAAAAGCCGTACGTCTCGATGGCCGCTTCGGTGGTCGGCGTGCCGGTGGCGACATAGGTGCGGCGTTCGGCGATCATCGGGCGCGTTTTGCCGTCGGGTGCTGTGATGGTGAAATGGCCCTCATCGGCGACATAGTTCTGCCCCGCGGTCTGGCCGAAACTGTCAAAGGCGATGGAATAGCCCGATAGCTCGGCCGTCTCGCCCGGATTGAGCGTGGTGACCAATTCGGTTTCCCAGGCTGTCGTGGCGACGATGCCGAGCACGGTGACACCCATGCCGAAATGCGCGATGGCCGTGGAAAAGGCCGAGCGCGGCAGGCCCGCCAGACGGCGCCAGCTTTCGCCCAGCGGAATGCGGCCCAGCTTGCTGCGATCGACCAATTCGGCAATGGCGCCGAAGGCCACCCAGAAGCCGAGCAGCAGGCCCAGCGGCGCCAGAGAAATCGAAATGCCGCCCAATGCCGAAATCAGGATGGTGAGAAAGATCGCCAAAGCCGCCGCGCCCATCAGGCGCTGCGCGGCGGCCATGATGTCGGCCCGCTTCCAGGCGAGGAACGGCCCGAACGGCAACACCATCAGCAACGGCGCCATGAGCGCACCAAAGGTGAGATTGAAGAAGGGCGCGCCCACCGAAATGGTCGTGCCCACCAGCGCGTCGAGCAGCAGCGGATAAAGCGTGCCGACCAGCACCGCGCCGACAGCCGTGGCGAGGAACAGGTTGTTGACGATCAGCGCCCCTTCGCGGCTGACCGGCGCAAACAGTCCGCCCTGACGCAAAGAGGAAGCCCGCAGCGCAAAGAGGAAGAACGCACCGCCAATGACCAGCCCAAGCAGCGCCAGGATGACGAGGCCACGGGTAGGGTCGCTGGCAAAGGTATGCACCGATGTCAGGATGCCCGAGCGCACGAGGAACGTGCCCAGCAGCGACAGCGAGAAGGTGATGATGGACAAAAAGATCGTCCAGATTTTCAGCGCGTTGCGCTTTTCCATCACCAGCGCCGAATGCAGCAGCGCGGTTCCGGCCAGCCACGGCATGAAGCTGGCATTTTCCACCGGGTCCCAGAACCACCAGCCTCCCCAGCCCAGTTCGTAATAGGCCCAGTAGGAACCCATGGCGATGCCCAGCGTCAGGAAGGTCCAGCTCAGCATGGTCCAGGGCCGCACCCAGCGCGCCCAGGCCTGATCGATGCGGCCCGAAATCAGCGCCGCAATGGCGAAGGAAAAGCAGATCGAGAAGCCGACATAGCCCGCGTAAAGCAGCGGCGGATGGATGGCGAGGCCAATATCCTGCAGCACTGGATTGAGGTCGTTGCCCTCAAGCGGGGGCGGCACCATGCGGGCGAAGGGATTGGAGGTGAACAGCGTAAACCCGCCAAAGGCCGCAACCAGCAGGCTTTGCGTCGCCAGCACCAGCGTCATGAGGTCGGATGGCAGGCGCCGCCCAAAAGTCGCCACCATGCCCCCGAAGGCCACGAGGATCAGGATCCACAGCACCATGGAGCCTTCATGATTGCCCCAGACGCCGGAGATTTTGAAAATCAAAGGCTTGAGCGAATGCGAATTGTTGACCGCCAGCGCCAGACTGAAATCGGAGGTGATGAAAGCCTGGATCAGCGCCGCGAACGCCGCCGCCACCAGCACGAATTGCAGCACCGCGCCCTGGCTCAGCACCAGCGCAACGCGCTGCCCCCGGCGCCAGAATATATAGCCGCCAATGGTGGAGACCGTGGCGACGGCGAAGGCAAGGATGAGGGCGAAGTGGCCGAGTTCGATGCTCATCAGTTGCCAGTCGCCTCCGGCCGCCATTCGCCCTGCGCCTTCAGCGCCTCGACAACTTCCTTGGGAATGTAATTCTCATCATGCTTGGCCAGCACATTGGTGGCGGTAAAGCCGCCCTCGGGCGTCATGCTGCCTTCGGCCACCACGCCCTGCCCCTCGCGGAACAGATCCGGCAGGATGCCGGTATAGTGCGCGACGATGTCGTGCCCGCCATCGGTGACGGTAAAGGTATTGTCCTGCCCGCTGCGGGTCCAGGTGCCGTCCTTGACCATGCCGCCCAGCCGGATGGGATGGCCCGGCGCAACATCGCGCGCGATGACATCGGAGGGGGAATAGAAAAACACGATCTGGTCACGCAGCGCCACCAGCACCAGTGTGGTCGCCAGCGCCACGACCACAGCGAGCCCGGCGATAACAGCGAGCCGCTTCTGCTTGCGCGACCAGCCCTTTTTGCGGATGGCGGCAGGCATGCTCATGGGGTCGCTCCATTCAGGGTCAGTCCGGCATTGAGCGCGATGGAATCCAGTTCACCACGATCGAATGCCTTTGGATAGGCCACGACGGCATCATCATAGGCCATCTGGGCCTGCGCCTTGTCGCCAAGCACGAGATAGGCGCGCACCAATTGCGTCCATTCCTCGACCGAGCCGCCCTGTGAGGCAAGCCGATCGGCCAGTCCGCCCACCATCTGGGCGATCATCTGGGATTCGCCGGGGCTGGGCCCCGCAGGTGCACCATCATTCTGGGCAACGGCCAGCCCCTGCTGCGCCGCGGCCAGCCAGGGCTCGGTCCCCTGGGACAGCGCCAATGCACCCTGCCAGGCCGTGGCCGCCTCGTCATATTGCCCGGTGCGGGTTAGCTCTGCCGCCAGATAAAGCCGCGGCAGCGGATCGCTGGGATCACTGACCGACGCTGCACGCAGCAAGGTCATGGCTTCGTCCGAGCCCGCACCATTGGAGTCGAGCAGCAGCGCTTCGGCCAGGCTGGTCTGCAGTTTCGGCGTGGGGCCGCTCAATTCGATGACCCGGCGATAGGCCTTTGCCGCGTCGGCAAAGCGGCCCATTTCGGTATAGGCGGGGGCGATCACCGCCCAGCCGCGTACGTCATCGGGCTTGGCAGCCAATTGCTGCTCGATGCGAGCCACGGCCGTTCCAAGATCGAGCGATTGGGTGGCAATCTCGGTGCGGCCGGCCAAGGGTTGGCTGGGCAGGTTCGGATTGCCCAGCGCGGCATAGATGGCGAAGGCCAGGATGGCGATGCCGGCCAGCCCTACCAGAAGCGGCGTGCGCCCCAGGTCACCAGCGGCTACCGCCTTGCTGGTTTCCGCCTTGAGCCGGATGATTTCGCGCGCCAATTCGCTTCTGGCGGCATTGGCTTCGGCCTCGCCCAACTTGCCCGCGGCCAGGTCCGCATCGATTCCGGCGAGCACCAGGCGAAAATGGCTGTTGCTATCCCCCGTTTCCGGCGCGCTCACGTTGACCGCGCGTCCACCCGCCGCGTAAAAAAGTGCGGCGCAGGCTATGGCGGTAACGGCAATGGCGATGAACCAGAACAGCATGGATCCCAAATGCTTGACGCCGCCCAGCGGCAAGAACGCGCCATCTATAGGCCGAATACAGCGAAAAGCTACCCTCACACACATCATTGAGCCGGACGCATTGCCACAGGCGCGGCGCCCGTCGGCATGAGCCAGGCCCAAGCCGATTTCGCCATTCTGGGCAGCACCCCGCAGGCGCGGCTGATCGCTGGGCTGCTCGCCGGAACGCATGGCAAATCGGTGGTTTTTGCCGGGGAAAGCCAATCCGGCTTCCGCCTGCCGCGCGATCTCGATCTATCCATTGCGCCGCTGACCCGGCCGGAGAGTTGGGCCCTGCTGCGGGCAGCCCAACCCATGGTGCAAAAGCTCATCACGCGAATCGGCGGTCGCACCAGCTGGAGCCGTCTCGATCCGGTGCTGTTTGCCGATAGCGCCGAGGGGCAACAGGCGCTCGCCCATATCCGGCACATGGCCGAGGGCTTTGGCCTCGCCGTCGAAAAACTGCCGCCCAACGCCATGGCCAAGGGCCGCGAGGGTGTGGTGTTTCGCGACGCCACCATGATCCACCGCGCCGTAGTCGAACCGGCGCTCGATCGCTGGATGCTGCAGCAAGGCGTGCACCTACTCGATCCGCGCAGCGACGTCATGGTCCGTGCCGATGGCAGCGGGGAAATCCGCGCCGGGGAAACGGCTATATCTGTAACGCAATGCGTGCTAGCCGACGACGCCGCTATCCTGCGTCATCTACCCGCTGAAAACTGGCCTGCTTTGCTGCTGCGCCGGCCCGCCACGACCATCCTCACCGAGCCGGCCAGGCGGATCGCCGCACCGGTCATGCTCGAAATCGATAGCGGGCTCACCCTCTGGCAGCGCCCTGAAGGCGGTATTGCGGCCTTCGGCCCTGGGCCGATGGATCATGTGCTTGGCGAGGTCAGCGCGCTGCTCGGCGGCGTGGTGCACCGCGCCGGCCAATCGCAATATGAGAGCCTCGCCACACGCGACGGCGCCCCCGCCGCCGGCCGGATCAATGGTAGCGGCCCCGATGTACTGGCCGGCTTCGGGCCCAGCGGCCTGTTCTTTGCGCCCGCCCTCGCCCGCTGGCTGGCAGGCGTTGCAACGGAAGACGAAAATCGTTGGCTGGCAGCACGGCTGGTCACGCGCGCGGCCCAAGCCTCGCCGGTCGCGGAATATGCCGCACCGCTGGAGGCAATGTCATGACCGGCCAGCCCAATCGATTGGCAGCAGCCACACACCAATTTTCCGGCAGCCTGATCGACCGCAGCAAGCCGCTCAAATTTCGGCTCGACGGCAGGATCATCGAGGCCTTTGCTGGCGATAGCGTGCTCAGCGCCGCGCTCGCCGCCGGCATCGATACGGTCGGCCAACGCGGCGGCTGGCCCATGGCGCTCAGCGCTCGCTTCGCCCCGCCGATCATTCCCGCGCGCCGGGCCGGCGAAACGCAACGCGCCCTTCCAATGGCGCGGATAGCGGTCACCGAAGGCGGGGACTATCTTACCGTTGCTGATGCGGCCCAGCGGCACGGCCTGATCGGCCGCATCCTCCGCCCCGCCCGCTCGCTGGGCCTCAAGCTCGATGGCGGGCAAAGCCTCGCCCAGCCCTGGCTGGATAGCCCAACCGAAACGGAACTGGAATACGACCTCGTCGTGGTCGGCGGCGGCGTTGCCGGAATGGCAGCAGCGTTGGCGGGGAGCAAGGAGGGCCTCTCGGTCATATTGATCGAGGCCTCGTCGGTGCTGGGCGGCCATTCTCGCCTCTTCGGTACGCAGGATGGCGAGGAAACGCCTGACCAGAGCATCGAGCGCCTGTCCTCCGCCATCATCAAAGCACGCATCGCCGTCCAGCTTGGCGCTGAAGTCACCGCGCTGCGACCGGGCCTCGTTCGCACCCATATCGTCGACGCCGCCGAGGGCCGCGCCGTCCTGATCCACGCACCCCGCATCATCCTCGCAACCGGCGCCATCGAGCGCCTCCCAATCTTCCCCGGCAATCGCCTTCCGGGCGTCGTGGGTGCGCTCGAAGCCTTCGAACTGGCCAGCCGCTATGGCGTGTGGCCGGGCCAGAGTGCTGTGATCGCCACCGCCAGCAGCCCGGCCTATCGCCTCGCCATGCTGGCCCGCGATGCCGGAATATCGGTCACCCGCATTCTCGACGCCAGGCCGCAGCCGCAATCGCGTTTCATCGAATTCGCCAAAGCCTATGGCATCACCATGGCGCCGGGTTTCCTACCCGCCTCGGCCACCGCAAACAAAGACCGAGGCATCACCCTGACGTCGCACCTGTCCGCCGGGCGGCAGACCACACCAGACGCCCAGATCAGTGCCGACCGCCTGATCGTCTGCGGCGGCTGGCAGCCCGATCTCACGCTCTGGCACATGGCCGGCGGCAACAGCCAATGGAACGCCCAAGCCAACCGGCTGGAACCCTTGGAAGGTCCCAGCGGCGTCACCCTTGCCGGTTCGGCGGCCGGCTATTTCAGCCGCCACGCCGCCATCGATAGCGGCGCCGACGCGGTGGACATGCTGCTGGGCCGCGACCGCAAGCCGGTGCGTGAAGTCATCATCGACGCGATCCACGAAACGCCGGACGCCCCCTGCCCGATCGGACCCGTCACACCCGAAGTGGCAGCACCAGCCATGCTCGACGGCGGAGTGCAACTGATCGAACGTCCGCAGACGCCGACCAAAGCCCGCCTATCCTGGCGTAAAAAGCCGCGCCTCTGGTCGCTGGCCGACACGCCGCAACCCCTCGATGTCGCAGCCATCGCTGCCGGCGTGCAACTAGGCGTCATCCCCGCTGATAGCGCTGGCATTGTCGCTCAAGAGCGCGTCGGCATGGTGGTCATCGGCACCACAGTCACCCCGCCGCCCCAGCCGGTCACGCCCCCACTTGTCCCGGCCTTCCTGGCGGGCCGATTTGGCGACGATGCCGAACTCTGGCTGGTCGCGCCGATCGAAGTGCGCATGCTCTCGCCTGGCGGCCTCATCCACCGGTCTTCCAGCGACAACAATCCGCAACATGCCATCGGCGTCATCCTGCGCAACAGCGACAAAGGCGCCATCGCCCTCGTTACGAGGCAAGCGCCGCAAACGCTCTCGCTACGCGACCATGGCCGCGCCATCGCAATCCGGCTGGTGACGCCCTATGTCGAGGAAGTGTCCTAGCCCCGCCGCTCGGCAGCAGCACGGGCGCGGCGGAGTGTTTCGGCATATTCGGGGTTGAACCGGATCTCGGCCATCTTGATGCCCGCTTCCATCCGCATGCCCACGATGGCGTCGGCCGGGTTCTGCCGCAGCAATTCGAGATTACGCTGCAGATGCATTTCCAGCGTCTGTCCTGATTGGCTCCAGGCCTGATCGAACAGCGCATTGAGCGCCAGGCTGTCGCGGCAATCGCGGATCGTCGACAGTAGATAAATCCCGTTCAGCGCCGCCAGCAGCCGGTCATTATCCAGCCGGTCGGCACCCTCGCGCGGCTTGCGCAGCGCCTGGTTGATGTCGGGCACCACATCCTTGAGCCGCGGCTCGACACGGTCGGAGATTTGCTTGGTCAGGGTCGACAGCACCATGGACCAGCGGCTGCCGCGCGCGAATTCGATATTACCGGTCAGCGCCCGGATCAGCCGGTGAAAACGGTCCAGCGCCCGGCACATCAGGTCGATATCGGAGAACGGCCCCGTGGGCTGCAGCAGATGCAGCTGGTTCTGCGCATGGGCCAGAATGGCGTCGATCACCGGCCCGAAGCCGGCCCGCGCTACCGTGCCCTCATTGGAATTGCCCGACAGGCGGATGATCGCCCCGACCACCCTGGTCGGATTGGTGATCTGCCCCATGGCCGCATGGAACAGCAGCGCCGCCAGCGGCGGATCCTGCAAGGGCATGGAATGGATGGCCGTGCTCAGCGCCGTCTCGTCGGCAATGGTATTGACCGCGCGGCCAAAGGCCTGCGCCTTGTCGAGCACAGCGCGATTACGCAGCGCTCCCATGATGACCGGCAGGGCGGCACGCGCCTCGTCATTACCCAGCGCAGCGCGCAGCCGGCGGCCCGAGTCGAAATCGGCATCAGCACCCGCCACGGCGTCCCGCATGCGCGCCAGCACTTGCGGCATGGCAGCGTCGAGGTCGCCGATATCGATATCCCCGCAGAGGTCGCGATTGACCCAGATCCACACCGCCGCAGCCTGGCTGCGCGCCACCGAGCCCGGAAAGGGAAACACCACCGGGTCGTCCACAATCACCGCATCGATCAGCCCGGCAAAAGGCTGGGACGGCGAGGCATCGCCACGCGCAGCTTGGCGCGGTTCGGCGGCATCAGCGGGGTGGTTGGTGGCTTGGGACATCACGCGGTCGGTTTGGGAAGCAAATC
Proteins encoded in this region:
- a CDS encoding cytochrome c-type biogenesis protein → MTWLRALLIGLAMSLALPALAVGPGEILPDPVLEQRARDISAGLRCLVCQNQSIDDSDADLARDLRVLVRERLVAGDSDEQVRQYLVDRYGEYVLLNPRLNEHTILLWVAAPLLLLVGLGTLVIAARRRSPADDADLDDDEAAVLAELQGGNDRAD
- a CDS encoding heme lyase CcmF/NrfE family subunit — encoded protein: MSIELGHFALILAFAVATVSTIGGYIFWRRGQRVALVLSQGAVLQFVLVAAAFAALIQAFITSDFSLALAVNNSHSLKPLIFKISGVWGNHEGSMVLWILILVAFGGMVATFGRRLPSDLMTLVLATQSLLVAAFGGFTLFTSNPFARMVPPPLEGNDLNPVLQDIGLAIHPPLLYAGYVGFSICFSFAIAALISGRIDQAWARWVRPWTMLSWTFLTLGIAMGSYWAYYELGWGGWWFWDPVENASFMPWLAGTALLHSALVMEKRNALKIWTIFLSIITFSLSLLGTFLVRSGILTSVHTFASDPTRGLVILALLGLVIGGAFFLFALRASSLRQGGLFAPVSREGALIVNNLFLATAVGAVLVGTLYPLLLDALVGTTISVGAPFFNLTFGALMAPLLMVLPFGPFLAWKRADIMAAAQRLMGAAALAIFLTILISALGGISISLAPLGLLLGFWVAFGAIAELVDRSKLGRIPLGESWRRLAGLPRSAFSTAIAHFGMGVTVLGIVATTAWETELVTTLNPGETAELSGYSIAFDSFGQTAGQNYVADEGHFTITAPDGKTRPMIAERRTYVATGTPTTEAAIETYGFSQLYLQLGEPLDDTHVLRVWYKPYITLIWLGALLMAGAGFLSLTDRRMRVGVPKRVAQANPEPAE
- a CDS encoding Do family serine endopeptidase, which gives rise to MRPTILSRTRRWLGASTLALMVGIGGVSTAYVLTGQVANAQVQPAAQIVVPPTAVPQAGFADLVEAVKPAVVSILVEAQDSSAPRNVQRGGGQFQFQFPDLPPDHPFHDFFNQFGNGQGGGNGPQGGAPEQEPRRYMAAGSGFVISGDGYIVTNNHVVADATKVTVVFDDGTEKEAKIVGTDERTDLAVVKIEGTDLPFVKFDEAPPRVGDWVVAIGNPFGLGGTVTAGVISASGRNIGGSNYGDFLQIDAAVNSGNSGGPAFNSKGEVVGVNTAIYSPNGGNVGIAFAIPAATVKAIAGQLIESGSVTRGYLGVSIQDVTRDIADGVGLADAKGAIVRDAAPDGPAGPAGVKSGDIITAVDGTPIDDALGLSRTIANKAPDSTVELTIWRDGKETKLSVKLGKLNEEVAQNEQNTPTPPAPVAPTPSSVGITLVPNSDGSGGLLIQDVDADSQAASKGLAVGDSILEVDNKPVSSVQEFESALDAVKARGLNTALVKASRDGEARFIGLPLGN
- the ccmE gene encoding cytochrome c maturation protein CcmE: MSMPAAIRKKGWSRKQKRLAVIAGLAVVVALATTLVLVALRDQIVFFYSPSDVIARDVAPGHPIRLGGMVKDGTWTRSGQDNTFTVTDGGHDIVAHYTGILPDLFREGQGVVAEGSMTPEGGFTATNVLAKHDENYIPKEVVEALKAQGEWRPEATGN
- a CDS encoding (2Fe-2S)-binding protein, producing the protein MTGQPNRLAAATHQFSGSLIDRSKPLKFRLDGRIIEAFAGDSVLSAALAAGIDTVGQRGGWPMALSARFAPPIIPARRAGETQRALPMARIAVTEGGDYLTVADAAQRHGLIGRILRPARSLGLKLDGGQSLAQPWLDSPTETELEYDLVVVGGGVAGMAAALAGSKEGLSVILIEASSVLGGHSRLFGTQDGEETPDQSIERLSSAIIKARIAVQLGAEVTALRPGLVRTHIVDAAEGRAVLIHAPRIILATGAIERLPIFPGNRLPGVVGALEAFELASRYGVWPGQSAVIATASSPAYRLAMLARDAGISVTRILDARPQPQSRFIEFAKAYGITMAPGFLPASATANKDRGITLTSHLSAGRQTTPDAQISADRLIVCGGWQPDLTLWHMAGGNSQWNAQANRLEPLEGPSGVTLAGSAAGYFSRHAAIDSGADAVDMLLGRDRKPVREVIIDAIHETPDAPCPIGPVTPEVAAPAMLDGGVQLIERPQTPTKARLSWRKKPRLWSLADTPQPLDVAAIAAGVQLGVIPADSAGIVAQERVGMVVIGTTVTPPPQPVTPPLVPAFLAGRFGDDAELWLVAPIEVRMLSPGGLIHRSSSDNNPQHAIGVILRNSDKGAIALVTRQAPQTLSLRDHGRAIAIRLVTPYVEEVS
- a CDS encoding FAD-binding oxidoreductase/lyase, with translation MSQAQADFAILGSTPQARLIAGLLAGTHGKSVVFAGESQSGFRLPRDLDLSIAPLTRPESWALLRAAQPMVQKLITRIGGRTSWSRLDPVLFADSAEGQQALAHIRHMAEGFGLAVEKLPPNAMAKGREGVVFRDATMIHRAVVEPALDRWMLQQGVHLLDPRSDVMVRADGSGEIRAGETAISVTQCVLADDAAILRHLPAENWPALLLRRPATTILTEPARRIAAPVMLEIDSGLTLWQRPEGGIAAFGPGPMDHVLGEVSALLGGVVHRAGQSQYESLATRDGAPAAGRINGSGPDVLAGFGPSGLFFAPALARWLAGVATEDENRWLAARLVTRAAQASPVAEYAAPLEAMS
- the ccmI gene encoding c-type cytochrome biogenesis protein CcmI, which codes for MLFWFIAIAVTAIACAALFYAAGGRAVNVSAPETGDSNSHFRLVLAGIDADLAAGKLGEAEANAARSELAREIIRLKAETSKAVAAGDLGRTPLLVGLAGIAILAFAIYAALGNPNLPSQPLAGRTEIATQSLDLGTAVARIEQQLAAKPDDVRGWAVIAPAYTEMGRFADAAKAYRRVIELSGPTPKLQTSLAEALLLDSNGAGSDEAMTLLRAASVSDPSDPLPRLYLAAELTRTGQYDEAATAWQGALALSQGTEPWLAAAQQGLAVAQNDGAPAGPSPGESQMIAQMVGGLADRLASQGGSVEEWTQLVRAYLVLGDKAQAQMAYDDAVVAYPKAFDRGELDSIALNAGLTLNGATP